One part of the Cyclobacteriaceae bacterium genome encodes these proteins:
- a CDS encoding dienelactone hydrolase family protein, producing MKKLNKEDIRQEVFDLYDDYAHNRIDRRQFLDKLSTYAVGGLTVATLSSFLMPDYVNKIQVQSNDPRLISEYITYDSPKGGGKIKGLLSRPKEAKGKLPGIVVVHENRGLNPHTEDVARRFALEGFISLAPDALSPLGGYPGTDDEGRSMQAKRDRNEILEDFIAAFDALVKNEHCTGKVGVVGFCFGGWVSNMMAARVPGLLAAVPYYGGQAPVDLVPNIKAPLQLHYAGLDTRVNEGWPAYEAALKEHNKSYEVHFYPDVNHGFLNDTTPRFDKAATDLAWSRTIAFFKKQLG from the coding sequence ATGAAAAAACTCAACAAAGAAGATATCCGCCAGGAGGTTTTTGATCTTTACGATGATTACGCCCATAACCGGATAGACAGAAGGCAATTTTTAGATAAGCTTTCCACTTATGCCGTAGGTGGACTTACCGTAGCAACGCTTTCAAGTTTTCTGATGCCTGACTATGTCAATAAAATTCAAGTACAATCAAATGATCCACGTTTAATCAGCGAATACATAACTTACGATTCCCCGAAAGGCGGAGGAAAAATTAAAGGATTGCTTTCGCGACCCAAAGAAGCAAAGGGCAAACTGCCCGGCATTGTGGTAGTTCACGAAAACCGTGGCCTTAACCCGCACACCGAAGATGTAGCCAGACGTTTTGCGCTGGAAGGATTTATATCGCTGGCACCCGATGCCCTTAGCCCGTTAGGTGGCTACCCGGGCACCGATGATGAAGGCCGTTCCATGCAAGCCAAGCGCGACCGCAACGAAATACTGGAAGATTTTATAGCGGCCTTTGATGCGTTGGTAAAAAATGAACACTGCACCGGTAAAGTGGGTGTGGTGGGCTTTTGTTTTGGCGGATGGGTGTCCAACATGATGGCCGCACGCGTACCCGGACTCTTAGCAGCAGTCCCCTACTATGGTGGTCAGGCCCCGGTTGATTTGGTGCCAAACATCAAAGCTCCCTTACAACTGCACTATGCCGGTTTGGACACGCGCGTAAACGAAGGCTGGCCGGCTTATGAGGCCGCATTGAAAGAACATAACAAATCATATGAAGTTCATTTCTATCCCGATGTGAATCACGGCTTTTTAAACGACACTACACCACGCTTCGATAAAGCCGCCACCGATCTGGCCTGGAGCAGAACAATAGCGTTTTTTAAGAAGCAGCTTGGGTAA
- a CDS encoding Fic family protein, with amino-acid sequence MIELEQFKAGQYEKSPTGYTYFVPNRVNDAWIWNNPQINSLLEKAALKLGELNSYARLVPNIDLFIQLHVTKEAVISSRIEGTQTRIDEALLSEADIAPERRDDWKEVQNYIKALNKAIKELETLPISSRLIRNTHKILLGSVRGEHKQPGEYRNSQNWIGGTSPADAKFVPPHHQYVDELMGDLENFIHNEEANVPSLIRIAIAHYQFETIHPFLDGNGRIGRLLITLFLVDQGILSKPLLYLSTYFEKNKGLYYDNLTFVRTKHDMIQWIKYFLLGVEETAHQTTQTLQKVLILKEKTEIKININFGRKSNNAIILLNHLFKHPIVDVREVQKVTKVSYKAANDLVNDFTEAKILKETTGQNRNRLFSFDKYLELFIKNRG; translated from the coding sequence ATGATTGAACTGGAGCAATTTAAGGCTGGCCAATACGAGAAAAGCCCTACTGGGTACACATATTTCGTTCCCAATCGGGTAAACGATGCCTGGATATGGAACAACCCCCAGATTAACAGCTTGTTGGAAAAGGCTGCTCTAAAGCTGGGCGAATTGAATTCGTATGCACGCCTGGTACCAAACATCGATCTTTTCATTCAACTGCACGTAACCAAGGAAGCGGTAATCTCCAGTCGCATTGAAGGCACGCAAACCCGCATCGATGAAGCCTTATTAAGTGAAGCGGATATCGCCCCTGAAAGACGTGATGATTGGAAGGAAGTGCAGAACTACATCAAAGCGTTGAACAAAGCCATCAAAGAATTAGAAACACTGCCCATTTCATCACGACTAATCCGTAATACACACAAAATATTATTGGGTAGTGTGCGCGGTGAACATAAACAACCGGGTGAATACCGCAACAGCCAGAACTGGATTGGCGGCACCAGCCCTGCTGATGCAAAGTTTGTCCCCCCCCATCATCAATACGTTGATGAACTGATGGGCGATTTAGAAAATTTCATTCACAATGAAGAAGCTAACGTGCCTTCACTCATACGCATTGCTATTGCACACTACCAGTTCGAAACCATTCACCCATTTCTGGATGGTAACGGAAGAATTGGCCGCCTGTTGATTACTTTATTCCTGGTTGATCAGGGAATACTATCCAAGCCACTGCTCTATCTCTCAACGTATTTCGAAAAAAACAAAGGCTTGTATTACGATAACCTCACTTTCGTACGCACGAAGCACGACATGATCCAATGGATAAAATACTTTCTGCTAGGGGTAGAAGAGACTGCACATCAAACTACTCAAACATTACAAAAGGTTTTAATCCTAAAAGAGAAAACAGAAATTAAGATTAACATCAACTTTGGCCGCAAGAGCAACAACGCCATCATATTACTCAATCATTTATTTAAGCATCCTATTGTTGATGTGCGTGAGGTGCAAAAGGTCACCAAGGTTAGTTATAAGGCAGCCAATGATTTAGTGAACGATTTCACAGAGGCTAAGATACTAAAGGAAACTACGGGCCAAAATCGAAACCGTTTGTTCTCATTTGATAAATACCTGGAGTTATTTATTAAAAATAGAGGCTAA